One part of the Hyphomicrobiales bacterium genome encodes these proteins:
- a CDS encoding SDR family oxidoreductase, producing MPTYLIIGASRGIGGGTAAHLAETGAEVLSVSRSPSSVGTWIEADVGSVKGIETVKAAVGNRPLDGLLFLGGVWEKGAFTDEYSFLDSPVEETLNMIAVNLTAPILLAQGLAKNLSETPNPRIILMGSMSGVQNTASPEVANTAAKFGLQGAGEALNLSLRKLGIATTLINPDYVATPEVVEEIAAGDMGDQAPIPMGDMTRTIDYVLNLSGDSVPLVINLRQAKPGE from the coding sequence ATGCCAACCTATCTTATCATCGGAGCCAGCCGCGGTATCGGCGGCGGCACGGCCGCCCACCTCGCGGAGACAGGTGCGGAAGTGCTTTCTGTCTCGCGCTCCCCTTCAAGCGTCGGGACGTGGATCGAGGCAGATGTTGGTTCGGTCAAAGGGATCGAAACCGTCAAGGCCGCGGTCGGAAACAGGCCGCTCGATGGTCTTCTGTTCCTCGGAGGCGTCTGGGAAAAGGGCGCGTTCACTGACGAATACAGCTTCCTCGACAGCCCTGTGGAAGAGACCCTGAACATGATCGCTGTCAACCTGACTGCGCCGATTCTGCTGGCCCAGGGCCTCGCGAAGAATCTCAGCGAGACTCCGAATCCACGGATCATCCTGATGGGGTCGATGTCGGGGGTTCAAAACACCGCCTCTCCGGAAGTCGCAAATACCGCCGCAAAATTTGGGCTCCAAGGCGCCGGCGAAGCGCTCAACCTTTCGCTCCGAAAACTCGGGATCGCGACGACGCTGATTAACCCTGACTACGTTGCGACGCCAGAAGTCGTCGAGGAAATCGCAGCGGGCGACATGGGCGATCAGGCGCCGATCCCAATGGGGGATATGACCCGCACGATCGACTACGTCCTGAACTTAAGCGGTGACAGCGTGCCGCTGGTGATCAACCTGCGCCAAGCAAAGCCAGGAGAGTAA